From Oreochromis niloticus isolate F11D_XX linkage group LG1, O_niloticus_UMD_NMBU, whole genome shotgun sequence, a single genomic window includes:
- the hsd11b2 gene encoding 11-beta-hydroxysteroid dehydrogenase type 2 yields the protein MEDYTLPFWIYLAIVTVFIGGAMKKILASHLNATSTVVAWLGATVLVERLWAFCLPAMLLLVLFGITFCIYYATKTSQPRAMLPAHGKAVIITGCDSGFGNATAKHLDSLGFEVFATVLDLNGDGAKELQRTCSHRLTLLQVDITQPQQVQQALLDTKAKLGLKGLWALVNNAGVCVNFGDVELSLMSNYRGCMEVNFFGTLSITKAFLPLLRQAKGRIVTISSPAGDQPFPCLAAYGASKAALNLVTETLRHELEPWGVQVSTILPSSYRTAQSSNSAYWEKQHKHLLQNLSPALLEDYGEEYVTETKDLFQSFAKHTTTNLQPVVDTIVQALLAPQPQPRYFAGSGLSLMYFIHSYFPYSISNRFLKKRFLKKNVIPRALRKQSAFDVNLSLHNNNNEEKLQQM from the exons ATGGAAGACTACACTCTTCCCTTCTGGATTTACCTGGCCATTGTGACCGTGTTCATCGGCGGAGCCATGAAGAAGATCTTGGCGTCCCACCTGAACGCCACCTCCACCGTGGTGGCCTGGCTGGGGGCCACCGTGCTGGTGGAGAGGCTGTGGGCGTTCTGCCTACCGGCCATGCTGCTCCTGGTGCTATTTGGCATCACCTTCTGCATCTACTATGCAACCAAGACCAGCCAGCCACGAGCCATGCTGCCTGCCCACGGCAAAGCCGTAATCATCACAG GCTGCGACTCTGGCTTTGGGAATGCAACGGCTAAACATCTGGACTCCCTGGGCTTTGAAGTGTTCGCCACAGTGTTGGATCTGAATGGAGACGGAGCCAAGGAGCTGCAGAGGACCTGCTCTCACCGCCTCACCCTCCTCCAGGTGGACATCACCCAGCCACAACAGGTGCAACAGGCCTTACTGGACACCAAAGCCAAACTGGGGCTCAAAG GTCTGTGGGCTTTGGTGAATAACGCCGGCGTGTGCGTGAACTTCGGAGACGTCGAGCTGTCGCTGATGTCCAACTACCGTGGGTGCATGGAGGTCAACTTCTTCGGCACGCTGAGCATCACCAAGGCCTTCTTGCCGCTGCTGCGTCAGGCCAAGGGACGCATTGTGACCATCTCCAGTCCCGCCG GTGACCAGCCATTTCCCTGCCTGGCAGCGTATGGAGCATCTAAAGCAGCTCTGAACCTCGTCACTGAGACTCTGAGACACGAGCTGGAGCCCTGGGGAGTTCAAGTGTCCACCATCCTGCCATCATCATACAGGACAG CTCAGTCCAGTAACTCCGCCTACTGGGAGAAGCAGCACAAGCATCTGCTGCAGAATCTGTCCCCGGCGCTGCTTGAGGACTACGGTGAGGAGTACGTGACCGAGACCAAGGATCTGTTCCAGAGCTTTGccaaacacaccaccaccaacCTCCAGCCTGTTGTTGACACCATTGTGCAGGCGCTGCTGGCACCGCAGCCTCAGCCGCGTTACTTTGCAGGCTCTGGCTTGAGCCTCATGTACTTCATCCACAGCTACTTTCCTTACAGCATCAGCAACCGCTTTCTAAAGAAAAGGTTTTTGAAGAAGAATGTGATCCCGCGCGCTCTGAGGAAGCAGTCAGCCTTCGATGTGAACCTCAGCCTtcataacaacaacaatgagGAGAAGCTACAGCAGATGTGA